In Bradyrhizobium manausense, the sequence ACACCGCCCACTGCGGGACCAAAGCTGCGTGCGATGTTGTAGCTGATGCCGTTGAGGGCTACCGCGGATGGCAGGGCTTCGGGTGGCACCTGCTCGCTGACAGAGGACTGCCAGGCGGGGCCGAACAGCGCATTGCCGCTACCGACCACGAAGCAGAAGGCCAGCAGCGATTCCGGGGCGATGAGCTTGAGCCCGGCGAGGATGGTGAGCGCGGACGCGCCGATCAGCGCGATCATGAGTGCGACCAGCGTCACGATGCGACGGTCATACATGTCGGCGATGGCGCCGGCCGGCATCGAGATCAGCATGATCGGCAGCATCAGGGCGGTCTGCACCAGAGCCACCTTGTCGGCCGAGGCCGCCATCTGCGTCATCGCCCAGGCCGCGCCGACGCCCTGGATCAGGAGGCCGAGATTGGAGAGCAGGCTGGCGAGCCAGATGCGCCGGAATATGGTGTACTGCAATGGCGCCGTGATGCCGTCGGCGGAACGTTGCTGGCGGTCGGTCTGCTCGGTCATATCCTCTTCCAAGTCGTCTGGCAGAAATGGCTTCAATGATTCCGGCGTCTTCAGTGATGCCTGCGAAAGTCCTTCGCTGTCCAGAGGTTAGGCCGCTATAAGCGGTGCAAAGACATGGTTTGCCGGGGAGGAACAGATGAAGTTGTCACGACGGACGATCCTGCAAGGTGCGGGTGGCCTGGCTTTCGCGGTTGCGAACTTCCGGATGGATGCGCTGGCGCAAACGCCCGCGGCGGCCCAAAGCACCGAGGTGCCGCCGATCCTGTTCGTCCACGGCAATGGCGATTACGACGCGCTCTGGATCACGACGTTGTGGCGGATGGAATCCAACGGCATCGCCCGCGACCGCATGATGGCGATCAATTTCACCAGTCCCACGGCGCGCGCCGACGACGGGGTCGAGCAGGCCAACCGCTCCTCGACCGAGGATCAGCGCCGCGAGCTTGCCGCGGCCATCGCGGAGCTGAAGCGCCGCACCGGTGCGGCACGTGTGGCGCTGGTCGGTAACTCGCGCGGCGGCAATTCCATCCGCAACGTCATCAAGAATGGCGGCGCCGGCGACGTCAGCCACGCCGTTCTGTGCGGTACGCCCAACCATGGTGTGTTTGCGCTCGATGATCTGCTCGGCAGCGAGTTCAACGGACGCGGCGCCTTCCTGCGTGGCTTGAACGAGGGCGACAGCGAGGTGACAGCAGGCGTCGCGTTCCTCACGTTGCGCAGCGACGGCATGGACAAATATGCGCAACCCGACGGCCGCTTCATGGGCAAGCCCGGCGTGCCGACCAACGTCACCTTCGAGGGACCGGAGCTGAAGGGCGCGACCAATCTCGTGCTCGGCACGATCGACCATCGCGAAACGGCCTATCACCCGCGAGCGTTCCGCGAGATCTACAAATTCATCGCCGGCCGCGAGCCCGCGCGTATTGCGGTCACGCCGGAACGGACCGTCCGCCTCAGCGGATTGGTCACGGGCGCTGCCGACGGCGCGCCGACCAACCGCCCTGTGGCCGGGGCGGGGGTCGAGATCCATCATGTCGATCGCGAGAGCGGGGAGCGCCGAGGCGATGTGGTGCACCGCTCGACGACGGGCGCTGACGGCCGCTGGGGACCGGCCACGGTCGATCCGTCCATGCCGCTCGAAATCATCCTGACCTCGCCCGACGCTCCGATCACACATTTCTACCGCTCGCCCTTCCCGCGCTCCTCCGACGTCGTGCATTTGCGCGCCGCGCGCCCATTCGCTCCCGCGGAGAAGGATGCCGGCGCTGTCGTGATCATGTCGCGTCCGCGCGGTTATTTCGGGCTGCCGCGCGACATCGTCCTGTTCGACGGCCAGCAGCCCGCCGACGTCCATCCGGGCGTGCCCACGGATGCGACGGCAACCTTGCGGCTTCCGCCCAGCGAGGTCGGGCGTAACATCGTGGCCCAATTCAACGAAGAACGAATTGTGGCACGCGCCTGGCCCGCGTCCGAGAACAGGATTGCGGTTGCCGAACTGACTTACTAGCTATTTGCTTGCGCAAGTCCCTACTGCGATGAGATCTGCGGGAGAGAGCCATGAACATCGCCAGCGTGCGTCGGCCCATCATCCCCCCGACCCCGCCGCGTGCGCCGGACAATTTGTCGTTCTTCGGCCGGATCGCGGCGATCAGGCAGAACATGATCGCGACCTGGGGTCAGCGCGCCTATGAAGAAGAGATCCTCAAGGGACGCTTCTTCCTGCACAAGAGCTTCATCCTGAACCAGCCGGATGCGATCAGGCACGTGCTGCTCAGCAACTACGAGAATTACACGCGGACGCCGGCGGGCATCCGCATGCTGCGCCCAGTGCTCGGCAAAGGCCTCCTGCTCGCCGAAGGCCATGACTGGACATTTCAACGCCGTACGCTCGCGCCGGCCTTTACGCCGCGCGCGACCGCCAATCTCGTGCCGCACATGACGGCGGTGCTCGACGAGACCATCGCGAAGCTGGATGCGCGCGCCAACGAGCCGATCGATCTGCGCGAGATCATGCAGCGCATGACGCTGGAGATCGCCGGGCGCACCATGTTCTCGTTCGGCATGGACCGGCACGGTGCAACCCTGCGCAACTTCGTCATGGAGTATGGCGAGCGGCTTGCGCGGCCCCACTTCCTCGACATGGTGCTGCCGGTGTCGTGGTCGACGCCCCTCGATCGGGCCCGCGCCCGCTTCCGCACGCGCTGGGTCGAATTCGTCGCGATGCTGATCGCCGAACGCCGTGCGGCTGGCAAGAAGGACGGTGCGCCGCCGCGCGATCTGTTCGATCTCATGGACGAGGCGCGCGACCCCGAGACTGGCAAGGGCTTCTCGGACGAGCAACTCGTCGACGAGGTCGCAACCATGATCCTGGCGGGTCACGAGACCACTGCGACTGCGCTGTTCTGGGCGCTGTATCTGCTTGCGCTCGACCCCGACACGCAGGAGGAGGTGGCGTCCGAGACTCGCGGCGAGCATCTCGACAGCATGGCCGATATCGACCGGCAGAAATTCACCCGTGCGGTGATCGACGAGACCATGCGGCTTTATCCGCCGGCCTTCCTGATTGCCCGGGCCGCGCGCGACAAGGACAATGCAGGCGGCGCCGAGATCAGCAAGGGCGATGTCATCATGATCGCGCCCTGGCTGCTGCACCGGCACGAGAAGCTGTGGGACCAGCCGAACGCATTCATTCCAAAACGCTTCATGTCGAAGGAGCCGCCCGATCGCTTCGCCTATCTGCCGTTCGGCGCAGGCCCGCGCGTGTGCATCGGCGCGCCATTCGCGCAGGCCGAATCCGTTCTGGCGCTGGCGCGGCTGATCGGCGCGTTCCGCGTCGAGCTGGCGGAGACAACACCTGTCATCCCGTATGGCGTCGTCACGACCCAGCCGGACCACTCACCCATGTTCCGTATCACGCGCCGGTGACGGACGGTCGTCTGGCCTTCGGCGTGATCCACCCCACATAGAGTTGCGCCATGAGCGATATCCAGGCCCAGTTTTCCGTTCTGAAGCAGACCGCCGATGCGAAAGTGGTCGATGCGATCGCGCGTCTCATCAGGGATGGTGAGGATCACGAGCTCAACCGCGTCAATGTCCTCGACTTCGCGACGCGGAATGGGGTCGATGAAGAGCGCGCCATCTCGGCCTTCCTGCATTCGGCGCGGCTCGGGCTGTTCGATCTCGGCTGGAACGTGCTGTGCCCGGGCTGCGGCGGCGTGCTCGGCGCTCATACGACGCTGAAGGCGCTCAAGCCGGACGATTATCACTGCGCGCTCTGTGCCTGCGGCTACAAGGCCTCGGTCGACGATCAGGTCGAAGTCTCCTTCACCGTCAATCCGCGCGTCCGGCGCATCGCCGCCCACGATCCCGATACGCTTCCGGTGTGGGAGTATTTCAAGCAAGTGTTCTGGAGCTCCGGCGTCGACTTCAACAAGGAGTCGTTCGCAACGCTCGCCAACGAGGTGACGCTGGACACGATGGAGCTGCCGGCCGGCGAGAAGGCGACCATGTCGCTGCAGTTGCCGAACGATTTCATCATCATCTTCGAGCCGGTGACCCACGCTGCCCAGTTCATCGACGTCCAGGGCGAGCCGACCAAGGATCGGCAGCAGCTCGCGATCATGTACAACAAGGTCCATGCGCCGACGGGGACCACGACGCTGCGGCCGGGTCCGCTGCGGCTGTCGCTGGAGAACCAGGCCGGCGTGCGCGTGCTGCCGTCGGTGTTCATCGCGGCCGAGGCACTCCATCATCTGATCGGCCAGCGCAAGCCGTTCCTCACCGCCAAGCGGATGCTGTCGAACCAGACCTTTCGCGACGTCTTCAAGGCGGACAATCTCAGCCTCGACCAGCGGCTCCAGATCACCTCGCT encodes:
- a CDS encoding hydrolase — translated: MKLSRRTILQGAGGLAFAVANFRMDALAQTPAAAQSTEVPPILFVHGNGDYDALWITTLWRMESNGIARDRMMAINFTSPTARADDGVEQANRSSTEDQRRELAAAIAELKRRTGAARVALVGNSRGGNSIRNVIKNGGAGDVSHAVLCGTPNHGVFALDDLLGSEFNGRGAFLRGLNEGDSEVTAGVAFLTLRSDGMDKYAQPDGRFMGKPGVPTNVTFEGPELKGATNLVLGTIDHRETAYHPRAFREIYKFIAGREPARIAVTPERTVRLSGLVTGAADGAPTNRPVAGAGVEIHHVDRESGERRGDVVHRSTTGADGRWGPATVDPSMPLEIILTSPDAPITHFYRSPFPRSSDVVHLRAARPFAPAEKDAGAVVIMSRPRGYFGLPRDIVLFDGQQPADVHPGVPTDATATLRLPPSEVGRNIVAQFNEERIVARAWPASENRIAVAELTY
- a CDS encoding cytochrome P450; the protein is MNIASVRRPIIPPTPPRAPDNLSFFGRIAAIRQNMIATWGQRAYEEEILKGRFFLHKSFILNQPDAIRHVLLSNYENYTRTPAGIRMLRPVLGKGLLLAEGHDWTFQRRTLAPAFTPRATANLVPHMTAVLDETIAKLDARANEPIDLREIMQRMTLEIAGRTMFSFGMDRHGATLRNFVMEYGERLARPHFLDMVLPVSWSTPLDRARARFRTRWVEFVAMLIAERRAAGKKDGAPPRDLFDLMDEARDPETGKGFSDEQLVDEVATMILAGHETTATALFWALYLLALDPDTQEEVASETRGEHLDSMADIDRQKFTRAVIDETMRLYPPAFLIARAARDKDNAGGAEISKGDVIMIAPWLLHRHEKLWDQPNAFIPKRFMSKEPPDRFAYLPFGAGPRVCIGAPFAQAESVLALARLIGAFRVELAETTPVIPYGVVTTQPDHSPMFRITRR
- a CDS encoding adenylate/guanylate cyclase domain-containing protein, whose translation is MSDIQAQFSVLKQTADAKVVDAIARLIRDGEDHELNRVNVLDFATRNGVDEERAISAFLHSARLGLFDLGWNVLCPGCGGVLGAHTTLKALKPDDYHCALCACGYKASVDDQVEVSFTVNPRVRRIAAHDPDTLPVWEYFKQVFWSSGVDFNKESFATLANEVTLDTMELPAGEKATMSLQLPNDFIIIFEPVTHAAQFIDVQGEPTKDRQQLAIMYNKVHAPTGTTTLRPGPLRLSLENQAGVRVLPSVFIAAEALHHLIGQRKPFLTAKRMLSNQTFRDVFKADNLSLDQRLQITSLTFLFTDLKGSTALYERVGDLAAFDLVRAHFHALLEIISSEKGAVVKTIGDAVMATFVRPEHAIVAGLRMRAAMDALNKQRGTTDLIVKIGIHEGPCLAVMLNERQDYFGQTVNIAARVQSLSTAQEIHITGPVLDAPAVAEILQRREITPIQKQAALRGIADKMVVYEIP